The following coding sequences lie in one Lysobacter capsici genomic window:
- a CDS encoding crotonase/enoyl-CoA hydratase family protein, with amino-acid sequence MSILTRVPIESASSLLRHVADPTGNADWCYMHAQAAERSANGFGYHPCFSESLLHEMKWMQERIRRSLAADTAPRAGIHHFVLASDSDVFNLGGDLSLFSRLIRNGDRQHLLDYARLCIEVAFNLHRLHEDRVHSVAVIQGDALGGGFEAALCCHTIIAEAGTGMGFPEVLFDLFPGMGAYTFLTRRIAPAQAERMMLNARVYPVEELLRMGVIDQVVPRGDGLQAAADLIKRHQRMSNALRAMNAVREACRPVSLEELLSVTTQWVDAAMRLNDRGLKTMERLVRAQQRRAGSNERALALA; translated from the coding sequence ATGTCCATTCTTACTCGCGTGCCGATCGAGTCCGCTTCTTCGCTGCTGCGCCACGTCGCCGATCCGACCGGCAACGCCGACTGGTGCTACATGCACGCGCAGGCCGCCGAGCGGTCCGCAAACGGTTTCGGCTACCACCCGTGCTTTTCCGAATCGCTGCTGCACGAGATGAAATGGATGCAGGAACGCATCCGCCGCAGCCTCGCCGCCGACACCGCGCCGCGCGCCGGCATCCACCACTTCGTGCTCGCCTCCGACTCGGACGTGTTCAACCTCGGCGGCGACCTGTCGCTGTTCTCGCGCCTGATCCGCAACGGCGACCGCCAGCACCTGCTCGACTACGCGCGGCTGTGCATCGAGGTCGCCTTCAACCTGCATCGCCTGCACGAAGATCGCGTCCACAGCGTCGCGGTGATCCAGGGCGACGCACTCGGCGGCGGCTTCGAGGCCGCGCTGTGCTGCCACACGATCATCGCCGAGGCCGGCACCGGCATGGGCTTTCCGGAAGTGTTGTTCGACCTGTTCCCCGGCATGGGCGCCTACACCTTCCTGACCCGCCGCATCGCCCCGGCCCAGGCCGAGCGCATGATGCTCAACGCCCGCGTCTACCCGGTCGAGGAACTGCTGCGCATGGGCGTGATCGATCAGGTGGTGCCGCGCGGCGACGGACTGCAGGCCGCGGCCGACCTGATCAAGCGCCACCAGCGCATGAGCAACGCCCTGCGCGCGATGAACGCGGTGCGCGAGGCCTGCCGTCCGGTGAGCCTGGAAGAACTGCTGTCGGTGACCACGCAGTGGGTCGATGCGGCCATGCGCCTCAACGACCGCGGGCTCAAGACCATGGAACGCCTGGTGCGCGCGCAGCAGCGCCGGGCCGGATCGAACGAGCGGGCGCTGGCGCTCGCATAA
- a CDS encoding long-chain fatty acid--CoA ligase, with the protein MSLERPWLAQYPQGVPAQIDVEEFPSVVSVLENAIEKYRDRPAFSNFGKVLTYGDIDRLSAQFAAYLLGELKLKKGDRVAIMMPNCLQYPIATFGVLRAGLTVVNTNPMYTPRELKHQLVDSGASVIFVLDNFGDTVQSVVADTPVKQVITTGLGDMIGGLKGPIMNFVLKYVKKMVPDYDIPGAVRFRDTLTLGQMHKLPQVEISHEDIAFLQYTGGTTGVAKGAMLTHRNLVANMQQAAAWVGGNAKLGQEIIITALPLYHIFALTANGLVFMKFGGLNHMITNPRDMPAFVKELKNTPFTAITGVNTLFNGLLNTPGFDEVDFSKLHLTLGGGMAVQRSVADRWKEVTGVTLIEAYGLTETSPAACINPMDLPAYNGAIGLPISSTDACVQDENFNILGVGEVGELCIKGPQVMKGYWQRPKETDDVIDKDGWLHTGDMARMDEKGYFYIVDRKKDMILVSGFNVYPNEIEDVIAMMPGVLEVAAVGVPDEKSGEAVKVVIVKKDEALTAEEVKAHARLNLTGYKHPKYVEFRKELPKTNVGKILRRELRDAAK; encoded by the coding sequence ATGAGTTTGGAACGTCCGTGGCTTGCCCAATATCCGCAAGGCGTGCCCGCGCAGATCGACGTGGAGGAATTTCCGTCGGTGGTGTCGGTGCTGGAAAACGCGATCGAAAAGTACCGCGACCGCCCCGCTTTCTCCAATTTCGGCAAGGTCCTGACCTACGGCGACATCGACCGGCTCAGCGCGCAATTCGCCGCTTACCTGCTCGGCGAGCTCAAGCTCAAGAAGGGCGATCGCGTCGCGATCATGATGCCCAACTGCCTGCAGTACCCGATCGCGACCTTCGGCGTGCTGCGCGCCGGCCTGACCGTGGTCAACACCAATCCGATGTACACCCCGCGCGAGCTCAAGCACCAGTTGGTGGACTCGGGCGCGTCGGTGATCTTCGTGCTCGACAACTTCGGCGACACCGTGCAGAGCGTGGTCGCCGATACCCCGGTCAAGCAGGTCATCACCACCGGACTGGGCGACATGATCGGCGGGCTCAAGGGCCCGATCATGAACTTCGTGCTCAAGTACGTGAAAAAGATGGTGCCGGACTACGACATCCCCGGTGCCGTGCGGTTTCGCGACACGCTCACCCTCGGGCAGATGCACAAGCTGCCGCAGGTCGAGATTTCGCATGAAGACATCGCGTTCCTGCAGTACACCGGCGGCACCACCGGTGTCGCCAAGGGCGCGATGCTGACGCACCGCAACCTGGTGGCGAACATGCAGCAGGCCGCGGCCTGGGTCGGCGGCAACGCCAAGCTCGGCCAGGAAATCATCATCACCGCGTTGCCGCTGTACCACATCTTCGCGTTGACGGCGAACGGACTGGTGTTCATGAAGTTCGGCGGCCTCAACCACATGATCACCAACCCGCGCGACATGCCCGCGTTCGTGAAGGAACTCAAGAACACCCCGTTCACCGCGATCACCGGCGTCAACACCCTGTTCAACGGCCTGCTCAACACGCCCGGTTTCGACGAGGTCGATTTCTCCAAGCTGCACCTGACCCTCGGCGGCGGCATGGCCGTGCAGCGTTCGGTCGCCGACCGCTGGAAGGAAGTCACCGGCGTGACCCTGATCGAGGCCTACGGCCTGACCGAGACCTCGCCGGCGGCCTGCATCAACCCGATGGACCTGCCCGCCTACAACGGCGCGATCGGCCTGCCGATCTCCTCGACCGACGCCTGCGTGCAGGACGAGAACTTCAACATCCTCGGCGTGGGCGAAGTCGGCGAGCTGTGCATCAAGGGCCCGCAGGTGATGAAGGGCTATTGGCAGCGGCCGAAGGAAACCGACGACGTCATCGACAAGGACGGCTGGCTGCACACCGGCGACATGGCCCGGATGGACGAGAAGGGCTACTTCTATATCGTCGACCGCAAGAAGGACATGATCCTGGTCTCGGGCTTCAACGTGTACCCCAACGAGATCGAGGACGTGATCGCGATGATGCCCGGCGTGCTCGAGGTCGCCGCGGTCGGCGTGCCCGACGAGAAGTCCGGCGAAGCGGTCAAGGTGGTCATCGTCAAGAAGGATGAGGCGTTGACCGCCGAGGAGGTCAAGGCGCATGCGCGCCTCAACCTGACCGGCTACAAGCATCCCAAGTACGTGGAATTCCGCAAGGAACTGCCCAAGACCAACGTTGGCAAGATCCTGCGCCGGGAGCTGCGCGACGCGGCCAAGTAA